The Desulfovibrio sp. Huiquan2017 genome includes a region encoding these proteins:
- a CDS encoding NfeD family protein, with amino-acid sequence MDYFASAQNIQWLVWLGVGVFFVVAELVVPAFIVIFFGLGAFIAGGTAFFGASIPVQLVVFGVSSVVLLLLFRKTMAATFTGEKAEDEQEANVIGSLAEVVEAIHPPQSGRIKFQGSFWSARSSGPVEPGSMVRIVKRDENDVNAFLVEKEQ; translated from the coding sequence ATGGATTACTTCGCCTCGGCGCAAAACATACAATGGCTCGTCTGGTTGGGCGTGGGCGTGTTCTTCGTCGTCGCCGAACTGGTGGTGCCCGCCTTCATCGTCATCTTTTTCGGCCTGGGCGCGTTCATCGCCGGAGGAACGGCCTTTTTCGGGGCTTCCATTCCGGTCCAGCTGGTGGTCTTCGGCGTTTCGTCCGTGGTCCTGCTCCTGCTGTTCCGAAAGACGATGGCCGCCACCTTCACCGGCGAAAAAGCCGAGGATGAACAGGAGGCGAACGTCATCGGCTCATTGGCCGAGGTGGTCGAGGCCATCCACCCGCCCCAATCCGGCCGGATCAAATTCCAGGGCTCCTTCTGGAGCGCCCGCAGCAGCGGACCCGTGGAGCCCGGCTCCATGGTCCGCATCGTCAAACGCGACGAAAACGACGTCAACGCCTTCCTCGTGGAAAAGGAGCAATAG
- a CDS encoding MOSC domain-containing protein, giving the protein MGIVRAVNVSERKGEKKHEVAVITLIEDYGVEHDAHGGSGRQVSLLAFERIEDMKKSLATLRAGDFAENITTTGLAASELAPGMRVAVGEALLEITQIGKTCHKGCAIREQVGYCIMPKEGVFGRVVRGGRVKKGDCIDLLAP; this is encoded by the coding sequence ATGGGCATTGTACGAGCGGTCAACGTCAGTGAGCGCAAGGGCGAGAAAAAGCACGAGGTGGCGGTCATCACTTTGATCGAGGACTACGGAGTGGAGCACGACGCCCACGGCGGCAGCGGCCGGCAGGTCAGCCTGCTCGCCTTTGAGCGCATAGAGGACATGAAAAAGTCTCTGGCCACGCTCAGAGCGGGCGATTTCGCCGAGAATATCACCACCACGGGCCTGGCCGCGTCCGAGCTCGCCCCGGGCATGCGCGTGGCCGTGGGCGAGGCGCTGCTTGAAATCACCCAGATCGGCAAGACCTGCCACAAGGGGTGCGCCATCCGCGAGCAGGTGGGGTATTGCATCATGCCCAAGGAGGGCGTATTCGGCCGGGTGGTCCGAGGCGGCAGGGTCAAAAAGGGGGACTGCATCGACCTCCTGGCTCCGTAG
- a CDS encoding phosphopentomutase: MPRAFILVLDSLGIGWAPDADRYGDAGADTLGHIAEACARGEADREGLRSGPLALPCMSSLGLGLAAQLVTGTVPPNLKSPVLRGRFAAAREISRGKDTPSGHWELAGVPVTFDWGVFPPNHPSFPQKLTDAIIEQAGLPGILGNRAASGTDILKELGAEHMASGKPICYTSADSVFQIAAHEETFGLDRLLKLCELVRALLDGYNIGRVIARPFVGEPGRFTRTANRRDYALEPPAPTLLDRLAQAGREVISVGKIADIFAHRGITKTVKGPTSAALFDLVEHEAAHAPDGSLVFANFVEFDSEWGHRRDVAGYAAALERLDARLAAFPAMLKPGDLAVITADHGCDPTFKGTDHTRECVPILLFGPPVLPGSAGLRETFADVGQTVAQHLGMGPLEAGEAIPLT; the protein is encoded by the coding sequence ATGCCGCGCGCCTTCATCCTGGTCCTCGACTCCCTGGGCATTGGCTGGGCCCCGGATGCCGACCGATACGGCGACGCCGGGGCCGACACCCTCGGGCACATCGCCGAGGCCTGCGCACGGGGCGAGGCCGACCGCGAAGGCCTGCGCTCCGGCCCCCTCGCCCTTCCCTGCATGAGTTCCCTCGGCCTGGGGCTGGCCGCCCAACTCGTCACCGGCACCGTGCCGCCCAACCTCAAATCCCCGGTCCTTCGGGGCCGGTTCGCGGCGGCCCGCGAGATCAGCCGGGGCAAGGACACGCCCAGCGGGCACTGGGAACTGGCCGGCGTGCCCGTGACCTTCGACTGGGGAGTTTTCCCGCCAAACCATCCAAGTTTCCCCCAAAAGCTGACCGACGCCATTATCGAACAGGCCGGACTGCCCGGCATACTCGGCAACCGCGCCGCCTCGGGAACGGACATCCTCAAGGAGCTGGGGGCCGAGCACATGGCTTCCGGCAAGCCCATCTGCTACACTTCGGCGGACTCGGTCTTCCAAATCGCGGCCCACGAGGAGACCTTCGGCCTGGACCGGCTGCTCAAACTCTGTGAGCTGGTCCGCGCCCTGCTCGACGGCTACAACATCGGCCGGGTCATCGCCCGCCCGTTCGTCGGAGAGCCAGGCCGCTTCACCCGCACCGCCAACCGCCGCGACTACGCCCTGGAACCGCCTGCCCCCACCCTCCTGGACCGCCTCGCACAGGCGGGTCGCGAAGTCATCAGTGTGGGCAAGATCGCCGACATTTTCGCCCATCGCGGCATCACCAAAACGGTCAAAGGGCCGACCTCGGCCGCGCTCTTCGATCTCGTGGAGCACGAGGCCGCCCACGCCCCGGACGGCTCCCTGGTCTTCGCCAATTTCGTGGAGTTCGATTCCGAATGGGGCCACCGCCGCGACGTGGCCGGGTACGCCGCCGCCCTGGAACGCCTGGACGCCCGCCTGGCCGCGTTTCCGGCCATGCTCAAGCCCGGCGACCTGGCCGTGATCACCGCCGACCACGGCTGCGACCCCACCTTCAAAGGCACCGACCACACCCGCGAATGCGTGCCCATCCTCCTCTTCGGCCCGCCCGTCCTGCCCGGCTCCGCAGGACTGCGCGAGACCTTCGCCGACGTCGGCCAGACCGTGGCCCAACACCTCGGCATGGGCCCCCTTGAGGCCGGGGAAGCCATACCGTTGACCTAG
- a CDS encoding thioredoxin family protein, whose protein sequence is MKILVMGPGCPKCEQTEKTVRDAVAEAGIAADIEKVKDFQEIAKYGIFSTPAVVIDGEVKVVGRAPSKKDVLDWLK, encoded by the coding sequence ATGAAGATTCTGGTCATGGGCCCCGGCTGCCCCAAGTGTGAACAGACCGAAAAGACCGTGCGCGACGCCGTCGCCGAAGCGGGCATCGCCGCCGACATTGAAAAGGTCAAGGATTTCCAGGAAATCGCCAAGTACGGCATTTTTTCCACCCCGGCCGTGGTCATCGACGGCGAGGTCAAGGTCGTGGGTAGGGCTCCGTCCAAGAAAGACGTCCTCGACTGGCTGAAGTAA
- a CDS encoding stomatin-like protein — protein MDPATMTSLVTALVFVLLVVVLIIKTAVVVPQKSQFVVERLGKYAKTIGAGLHILIPFIDRIAYKRSLKEEVMDIPAQTCITRDNVSVTIDGVLYIRVMDAKMSAYGIENYYIAASQLAQTSLRSAIGKIDLDKTFEERESINASVVHAVDEAAQEWGIKVMRYEIKDITPPGTVMAAMEAQMKAEREKRAEIATSEGDRQSRINRAEGLRQEAIQVSEGEKQKRINEAEGRAQEILLVAEATAEGIRKVADAVTLPGGAEAMNLKVAQQYIDEFGKLAKTNNTMIIPADLAGMGGMVATATEIINTAMRRNRTDPAPTAAIKPE, from the coding sequence ATGGATCCCGCAACCATGACCTCTCTGGTCACGGCCCTGGTCTTCGTCCTGCTGGTGGTCGTCCTGATCATCAAGACCGCCGTGGTCGTGCCCCAGAAAAGCCAGTTCGTGGTCGAACGGCTCGGCAAATACGCCAAGACCATCGGCGCGGGCCTGCACATTCTTATCCCGTTCATCGACCGCATCGCCTACAAGCGCTCCCTCAAGGAAGAGGTCATGGACATCCCGGCGCAGACCTGCATCACCCGCGACAACGTGTCCGTGACCATCGACGGGGTGCTCTACATCCGCGTCATGGACGCCAAGATGTCCGCCTATGGCATCGAGAACTACTACATCGCGGCCTCCCAGCTCGCCCAGACCTCCCTGCGTTCGGCCATCGGCAAGATCGACCTGGACAAGACCTTCGAGGAGCGTGAATCCATCAATGCCTCCGTGGTCCACGCGGTGGACGAGGCAGCCCAGGAATGGGGCATCAAGGTCATGCGCTACGAGATCAAGGACATCACCCCTCCCGGCACCGTCATGGCCGCCATGGAGGCCCAGATGAAGGCCGAGCGCGAGAAGCGCGCGGAAATAGCCACGTCCGAAGGCGACCGCCAGTCGCGTATCAACCGTGCCGAAGGGTTGCGCCAGGAGGCCATCCAGGTCTCCGAAGGCGAAAAGCAGAAGCGGATCAACGAGGCCGAGGGCCGGGCGCAGGAAATCCTGCTCGTGGCCGAAGCCACCGCCGAAGGTATCCGCAAGGTGGCCGACGCCGTCACCCTGCCCGGCGGTGCCGAGGCCATGAATCTCAAGGTCGCCCAGCAGTACATCGACGAATTCGGCAAGCTCGCCAAGACCAACAATACCATGATCATTCCCGCCGATCTCGCGGGCATGGGCGGCATGGTCGCCACCGCCACCGAGATCATCAACACCGCCATGCGCAGGAACCGGACCGACCCCGCGCCCACGGCCGCGATCAAGCCGGAATAG
- a CDS encoding permease has product MSERNDISCACGAGAPKADKNGAGLGRILLLQVLAVAAWYVLYLQLLPFANWFAYGLLGLDPASHFGAAVQFFVYDTPKVLMLLLLVVYGVGILRSFVTVNWTRSFLAGKRESAGNVMAALLGVVTPFCSCSAVPLFIGFMTAGIPLGVTFSFLIAAPMVNEIALVLLYGLLGWKIAALYFATGITIAVVAGWVMGRMRLEPYVEDWVREIRAGEAADEPRMTWKARFAYALDSVRDIVGRVWKFVVLGIAAGAAIHGYVPEGQLAVIMGGDAWWSVPLSVLLGIPMYTNAAGVIPVVEALLGKGAALGTTLAFMMSVIALSFPEMVILRKVLKPRLIAAFILVVGCGILLVGYLFNAVI; this is encoded by the coding sequence ATGTCCGAACGGAACGACATCTCCTGCGCCTGCGGAGCGGGCGCGCCCAAGGCAGACAAAAACGGCGCCGGATTGGGCCGCATCCTGCTCCTGCAAGTCCTGGCCGTGGCCGCATGGTATGTCCTGTACCTGCAACTGCTGCCCTTCGCCAACTGGTTCGCCTACGGGCTGCTCGGGCTTGATCCGGCCAGCCATTTCGGGGCCGCCGTGCAGTTTTTCGTCTACGACACGCCCAAGGTGCTCATGCTCCTCTTGCTGGTGGTCTACGGCGTGGGCATCCTGCGTTCCTTCGTGACCGTCAACTGGACGCGCTCCTTCCTGGCCGGAAAGCGGGAATCGGCGGGCAACGTCATGGCCGCCCTGCTCGGTGTGGTCACCCCCTTCTGTTCCTGTTCGGCCGTGCCCTTGTTCATCGGGTTCATGACCGCAGGCATTCCGCTCGGCGTGACCTTCTCCTTCCTCATCGCCGCGCCCATGGTCAACGAGATCGCCCTGGTCCTGCTCTATGGTCTGCTCGGTTGGAAAATCGCGGCCCTGTATTTCGCCACCGGCATCACCATCGCCGTGGTCGCGGGCTGGGTCATGGGCCGCATGCGCCTGGAACCCTATGTCGAGGACTGGGTCCGCGAAATCCGCGCGGGCGAGGCCGCGGACGAACCGCGCATGACCTGGAAGGCCCGCTTCGCCTACGCGCTGGATTCCGTGCGTGACATCGTGGGCCGGGTCTGGAAATTCGTGGTCCTGGGCATCGCGGCCGGCGCGGCCATCCACGGCTACGTGCCCGAGGGCCAGTTGGCCGTGATCATGGGCGGCGACGCATGGTGGTCCGTACCGCTGTCCGTGCTGCTCGGCATCCCCATGTACACCAACGCGGCGGGCGTCATCCCCGTGGTCGAGGCCCTGCTCGGCAAGGGCGCGGCGCTCGGCACCACCCTGGCCTTCATGATGTCCGTCATCGCCCTGTCCTTCCCGGAGATGGTCATCCTGCGCAAGGTCCTCAAGCCCCGGCTCATCGCGGCCTTCATCCTGGTCGTGGGCTGCGGCATTCTCCTCGTCGGATATCTTTTCAACGCCGTCATCTAA
- a CDS encoding cytidine deaminase, which yields MPDITELIRLAGQARDRAYAPYSGHPVGAALVTDAGAVFTGCNVENAAYPLGTCAEQSAISAMVLGGGRTIRELVVVGPTDAPCPPCGACRQRIREFAGPDARIHICNEREPLLTFTPDELLPASFGPENLNPRKA from the coding sequence ATGCCCGACATCACGGAACTCATACGACTGGCGGGCCAGGCCCGCGACCGCGCCTACGCCCCCTATTCCGGCCACCCGGTGGGCGCGGCCCTGGTCACGGACGCGGGCGCGGTGTTCACCGGCTGCAATGTGGAAAACGCGGCCTACCCGCTGGGCACCTGCGCCGAACAGTCGGCCATCTCGGCCATGGTCCTGGGCGGCGGCAGGACCATCCGCGAACTGGTGGTGGTCGGCCCGACCGACGCGCCCTGCCCTCCCTGCGGAGCCTGCCGCCAGCGCATCCGGGAGTTCGCCGGACCGGATGCCCGGATCCACATATGCAACGAACGCGAACCGCTGCTGACTTTCACCCCGGACGAACTGCTGCCCGCATCCTTCGGGCCGGAAAACCTCAACCCACGGAAAGCATGA
- a CDS encoding metalloregulator ArsR/SmtB family transcription factor, protein MQEIVPVERFEARAKVVKAMAHPSRLIMIDELSRGERCVCELRELVGADLSTVSKHLAVLKKAGIVEDERRGKQIYYRLRVPCVINFFHCIESVLDAKGK, encoded by the coding sequence ATGCAGGAAATCGTGCCGGTCGAGCGGTTCGAGGCGCGGGCCAAGGTGGTCAAGGCCATGGCCCACCCGTCGAGATTGATAATGATCGACGAACTGTCGCGCGGCGAGCGTTGCGTCTGCGAACTGCGCGAGCTGGTCGGCGCGGACCTGTCCACCGTGTCCAAGCACCTGGCCGTGCTAAAAAAAGCGGGCATCGTCGAGGACGAGCGGCGCGGCAAGCAGATCTACTACCGCCTCCGCGTGCCCTGCGTGATCAACTTCTTCCACTGCATCGAGTCCGTACTCGATGCCAAGGGAAAGTGA
- the deoC gene encoding deoxyribose-phosphate aldolase, with amino-acid sequence MNNALNELIREAETVRADERYALRALVSMDLTSLGEDDTDETIRTLCARAVTPRGHVAAVCVYDQFVPLALGELAGTGVRVATVCNFPHGGADTAASVSEAKAQVAAGAQEVDVVLPYKRYKAGHRDQAIALLHQVREVCGETVLLKVILETSQLQSPKIIAEASRDAIEAGADFIKTSTGKVPGGATLETAAIMLEAVREMTPKVGRPLGLKPSGGIRTVDQAAGYLFLADRIMGPEWATPRTLRFGASGLLDDVKKHLGL; translated from the coding sequence ATGAACAACGCATTGAACGAACTGATACGGGAGGCCGAAACGGTCCGCGCCGACGAGCGATACGCCCTGCGCGCCCTGGTCTCCATGGACCTGACCTCCCTGGGCGAGGACGACACCGACGAAACCATCCGCACCCTGTGCGCCCGGGCAGTGACTCCCAGAGGCCATGTGGCGGCGGTCTGCGTGTACGACCAATTCGTGCCCCTGGCGCTGGGCGAACTGGCCGGGACCGGGGTGCGCGTGGCCACGGTCTGCAATTTCCCCCACGGCGGCGCGGACACGGCCGCATCCGTGTCCGAGGCCAAGGCACAGGTGGCGGCCGGGGCCCAGGAGGTGGACGTGGTCCTGCCGTACAAACGGTACAAGGCGGGCCACCGCGATCAGGCCATCGCCCTGCTCCATCAGGTGCGCGAGGTCTGCGGCGAGACGGTCCTGCTCAAGGTCATCCTGGAGACGAGCCAACTGCAATCGCCGAAGATCATCGCCGAGGCGAGCCGGGATGCCATCGAGGCGGGCGCGGACTTCATCAAGACGTCCACGGGCAAGGTCCCGGGCGGGGCCACCCTGGAGACGGCGGCGATCATGCTCGAAGCCGTCCGCGAGATGACGCCCAAGGTCGGCAGGCCGCTGGGCCTCAAGCCGTCCGGCGGCATCCGAACCGTGGACCAGGCGGCGGGCTACCTCTTTCTCGCGGACCGCATCATGGGCCCGGAATGGGCCACCCCCCGGACCCTGCGCTTCGGCGCATCCGGCCTGCTCGACGATGTGAAAAAACATCTCGGCCTCTAA
- the deoA gene encoding thymidine phosphorylase, producing MTFIPQEIIRAKRDGRELGREPLRALVNGITDGSVSEGQIAAFAMATFFRGMTLAERIDLTEAMRDSGRVLDWPGLGIERGVVDKHSTGGVGDKVSLILGPLAAACGAFVPMISGRGLGHTGGTLDKFDAIPGYDTAPDLETFARVIREAGCAIIGQTGDLAPADRRLYAVRDVTATVESIDLITASILSKKLAAGLQGLVMDVKFGSGAFMENFADARKLAESIVTVATGAGVPTTALLTDMNEVLGDTVGNAVEVREAVAFLTGERREARLAEVALALTGEMLVLAGVAEDPDHAARQMDEALANGQAAERFGRMVAGLGGPKDFVERPDAHLDIAPVERPVYPERAGFLTAMDSRAVGMTLVAMGGGRTRADQAIDHGVGMTGFARIGDEVGPNTPLCVVRARDEAQADMAAERLGKAVTLGKTPPPKRPVVRERLAASGRGIA from the coding sequence ATGACGTTCATTCCACAGGAAATCATTCGCGCGAAACGTGACGGGCGCGAACTGGGCCGGGAACCACTCCGGGCCCTGGTCAACGGCATCACGGACGGCTCGGTGAGCGAAGGCCAGATCGCGGCATTCGCCATGGCGACTTTTTTCCGGGGCATGACCCTGGCCGAACGCATCGACCTGACCGAGGCCATGCGCGATTCGGGCAGGGTGCTGGACTGGCCCGGACTCGGCATCGAACGCGGTGTGGTGGACAAACACTCCACCGGCGGCGTGGGCGACAAGGTCAGCCTGATCCTCGGGCCCCTGGCGGCCGCCTGCGGCGCGTTCGTGCCCATGATCTCCGGGCGCGGCCTGGGCCACACGGGCGGCACCCTGGACAAGTTCGACGCCATCCCCGGCTACGACACCGCGCCGGACCTGGAGACCTTCGCGCGGGTGATTCGCGAGGCGGGCTGCGCCATCATCGGGCAGACCGGGGACCTGGCTCCGGCGGACCGGCGGCTGTACGCGGTGCGCGACGTGACCGCCACAGTGGAATCCATCGACCTGATCACGGCCTCGATCCTGTCCAAGAAGCTGGCGGCCGGATTGCAGGGCCTGGTCATGGACGTGAAGTTCGGCTCCGGTGCGTTCATGGAGAATTTCGCGGACGCGCGGAAACTGGCCGAGTCCATCGTCACCGTGGCCACAGGCGCGGGCGTGCCGACCACGGCCCTGCTCACGGACATGAACGAGGTCCTGGGCGACACCGTGGGCAACGCCGTGGAAGTCCGCGAGGCCGTGGCCTTCCTGACCGGGGAACGGCGCGAGGCGCGGCTGGCCGAGGTCGCCCTGGCACTGACCGGTGAAATGCTCGTCCTGGCGGGTGTGGCCGAAGACCCGGACCACGCCGCGCGGCAAATGGACGAAGCCCTGGCGAACGGCCAGGCCGCCGAGCGTTTCGGGCGCATGGTCGCCGGGCTGGGCGGACCGAAAGATTTCGTGGAGCGGCCCGACGCCCATCTCGACATCGCGCCCGTGGAACGGCCCGTGTACCCGGAGCGGGCGGGCTTCCTCACGGCCATGGACAGCCGCGCCGTGGGCATGACCCTGGTGGCCATGGGCGGCGGGCGCACCCGGGCGGATCAGGCCATCGACCACGGCGTGGGCATGACCGGCTTCGCCCGCATCGGCGACGAGGTCGGACCGAACACCCCCCTGTGCGTGGTCCGCGCCCGTGACGAGGCCCAGGCCGACATGGCCGCCGAACGCCTCGGCAAGGCCGTGACCCTCGGCAAAACGCCGCCGCCGAAACGCCCGGTCGTCCGCGAACGGCTCGCGGCCTCCGGCAGGGGGATCGCCTGA
- a CDS encoding putative zinc-binding protein, giving the protein MSNCACSCQAAPKFVFSCSGAADVGEVADQAARAVSREGAAKMFCLAGIGGKVSGIVKSTEAAEKVVAIDGCPLNCARKTLEEAGFTGFEHIQLDALGLKKGESPATPENIQTVMRAVTEAFSK; this is encoded by the coding sequence ATGTCCAATTGCGCTTGTTCCTGCCAGGCGGCCCCGAAATTCGTGTTTTCCTGCTCCGGCGCGGCCGACGTCGGCGAAGTGGCGGACCAGGCCGCACGCGCCGTTTCGCGTGAAGGCGCGGCCAAGATGTTCTGCCTGGCCGGCATCGGCGGCAAGGTCTCCGGCATCGTCAAATCCACCGAAGCTGCGGAGAAGGTGGTGGCCATCGACGGCTGCCCCCTGAACTGCGCACGCAAGACCCTGGAGGAAGCGGGCTTCACGGGCTTTGAACATATCCAGCTCGACGCCCTGGGACTCAAGAAAGGCGAATCCCCGGCCACTCCGGAAAACATCCAAACCGTGATGCGGGCTGTCACCGAAGCGTTTTCGAAATAG